The DNA region CACTCGGAGGAGAGGGCGGCGCAGAAGAGAAAAAGGAGGAGAGGCGCAGAAGAGAAATCGAAGGAGATGGGTGGGCAACTTCTTTAGGGTTTTAGTCAAAGATGAGGTGGACAGAGAGAGAAGGGTTTCATGCATTTTTCATTCCACGTAGGAATGGATGACTTATTCCCACAGCGTTTCGTGCTTTTTATTCCCACAGCGTATCATTACTCTTATCTTATAAAGTTCACTcctaagttataagtgagatgtgttggtgcaattagACACAAAGTAATTGACTTTGATCCTTGTATTTTGATGTGGTTGGCAAagatttaatttacttaatctgAACAATGATGTGTGCCAAGAATGCAGGTGCTAACACAAATATTGTAGGTGCAATAAAAGAAGTTTAAATGAGTCAAATTTGACCATACAATCCGAATAAGTCAAGTAGATTAGACATTTGACATTAAAGAAGCCTAATCGATGTTGGTTATAGAAGACATAACAGTAATAGGAGACTGGATGTTAGACACATGAAAAAAGCCTTGGTAGATTAAGCTGAACTAGATACTAGACATAGAAAGGAAGACTTAGAGGTGATATACTTCTTGGCAAAGAGGAAGTTCTGATTGAAGGATGAGCATAAACCAAACATCGAATGAGGATAGCTTTCTTGCATGGACATTGAATTGATCAACAGTCAGAGTTAACAAAAATAGTCGACTAATAGATGTTGGCAGACGACCGATGAAATCGACTAATAATTGATAACAGTCCATTAATAATTTGAATTTTCATTCTAACTGTAATAGTTAACACATGATATGATTTCCATTGCAATTCCTTGATACAACAATAGATTGGCATGAATTGAGGTATGCTACTTCTTTTGGTCCATTTGCATTGATGCTGAAAATTTTAGGACTCCTACTTGCTTCATATGTTAAATGCTATGTACTTAGTCCCCTAACAAGATGTTAGATTACAAGAACTTTAGTTACAtcagcttctccctcttctcccaGGAAGCTTGAGAGAACCAAGTCAAATCAAATACACAAATTGGAAAACACACTACAGAATCCGATAACCTTCTCAATGACATCAAAATCCCTAAACACAATTCAGTTCCTACTTCTGCTTCCATCCAGTTCCTGAAGAATTGCCTCCATTGTTGGTCTTTGGTTTGGCACTTCACTCGTGCACAACAACGCCATGCCTGCTAATTTGGCTGCCTCAGGCTTTGAGTAATTCCCCTGCAGGTTCTCATCAATGAGATCTTCGAGTTTACCAGATTCCATTTCAGGTCTCAAGTGACTGATTCTTGTCTTTCCTGTGAGGAGTTGGAACACAATAACTCCAAACGCATAGACATCACTCTTCTCAGAGAACCGACCAACCATGGTGTACTCGGGGGCTAGGTAGCCCATGGCAGCACTTGTTTTGAGAGAGGAGAAAATGACATCGTCTGCTAATAGTTTGTGCAGGGCAGAACTGGAGAGTAGGGGGTTGAAATGGCGGTCAATGAGGACTTTTGTCGATGACATGTTTTGATGGAGCAAGGAGGGCTTGCTAGGTTTGTCGCTGTGGAGATATTCCATACCTATGTAAGAATCAAACAAATTAGGATTCCTCAAGGCAAAGTGCGAATGTAGTTAAATGACAAGATGAAATTCCATCTTAAATGATCAatgtttgttgttgttgttgttgttacagTAGTATATTCATTATGATAGCTATCTGAGAAGGAAAATAAATAGTCATATAGGTCAAGTAGAATACCTTTAGCAATGCCTTTGATGATACAAACTCTTACAGACCAATCAAGAACCTTGTGAATCTCATCGCATTTGACATCTAGATATTCCGACAAGCTCCCATTTGCAACAAAATCATAAATGAGGAAACACTCTCCTCTTGCTCTTGAATAACAGAAGCCCCTTAATCCAACTAGGTTCTCGTGCCTTAGCAATGTCAATGCCTTCAAACCCATGAGAAACTCAGCTTCCTCTGACTTGCAACTAGTTTTGTTGATCCTCTTCACTGCAACCTCCGTTCCATCGCGTAGTATCCCCTTGTATGTTGCCGCAAAGCTGCTTTTCTTGCTAAGTAAATTCACCTCCGAAAAGTACTGAGTAGCACATTCTATCTCCTCCAAGTTAAACCTATAGATCTGAGGAGCCTCTTGAGATGACCCGATACTGCTCCTCTCATCGGTCATTGGATCCCAGCGGTTGGAGTACTCAAGGCTAATGAGTGGAGAAGCAGTTTGATATGAGGACTTAGCAGTTGGATCAGTGCTAACGACGCCATTTGAACCCCTAAGCAAACCACTACTAAGCTTTTGTTTCTGATAGTTTTGGAGCCAAAAGAAGGCCATCAGGGCACACACAACAACTCCAAATACAGCTATAGTGGTCGCGATAATGATGGCCAGGTTTGAGGAGTTTGAAGAGCTGGAACAGTGAGTTGTGTTGCAATCTGAAGAGATGTTAACAGATTGTGGAAGATCTTGAGGTGTCAAACCGGCACTGAATGGTTCGGGTCTGCTTGGACTGAGATCAGCAGAAGTGCAAACCCTAAGATCAGTGAATCCACTTCCACATAGACCAGTGTTATTGCCATACTTGAAGCTTGACCCCAATCTCTTTAATTCTTCATAAATATGAAAAGTGAGTGATGAATGCGTGAAAACAGTAGTAAGGAATAGTTCAGAAAATCACAATAGTTAGATTACCTGAAGGTACATTGCCGGAGAGCAAGTTGTTTTGAACATCTAAAAATGTCAACTGAGGAAGCTGGGAGATTTTAACAGGGACTGAACCAAAAAGGTGATTGGAGCTTAAATCCAACCATGTCAACTCAACTAAATCTCCCAGTGTTGCAGGGATGGCCCCATTAAGAGAATTAGATTGCAGAGCAAGCAGGTTGAGACTCTTGAGAAGTCCCAGCTGAGGAGGTATGCTCCCAGTCAACTTGTTATTTGAAAGCTGGAGAACTAAATGAACACGAGAAATGCACAAATTTACCTATCAGAATCATTACAAACAAAACAAAAGCTACTATGTCATCGAGAATGCATGAAAGATGGACTCACTGACAAACAAAACTGATGGAAAAGATTtctttttgacaaaaaaaaaatgaaacaaaaaaagCAAGAATGATTCACAAaaaaagtaatttttatttcttttgcgtGCGGTTTAACTCACCTTGGAGGGCAACCATTATTCCAAGCTCCTCGGGTATGCCGCCGGAGAGGTTATTGACGTTGAGGTAAAGGTCGCTCAACGCCGTCAGATTCGCAATCTCGCGGGGGATAGCGCCGGAGATGTTGTTGAAGTGGAGGTAAAGACCAGTGAGGCTGCGCAGCCGCGCCACTGCCGGAGAGATGGAGCCGGAGAGCCCCTTCCCTTGGAGAGAGATGTTGGCCACCTTCCCGGCCGCGTCGCAGACCACGCCCTCGAACTCCCCCCGGCAAGGCTCACCGTCGGCCGCCCACGAGGAGAGCCGCAGGCTCTCCGGGTCCAAGGAAGACTTCAACTCCATGAGAGCACGCAGCTCGTCGACATTCCCTTGTACTACaaagaggagaaagaggagcgagaagaagaagaagaagaaaatggcATGGAGTTGATACGGAATCAAAGCCATTTCATCAAAACAGCCTCTTCGATCTCACTGTCTGTTTCAGGGAGCTGGGTTTCGTCTTTTTCTTGGAAGGAAAGAGTTTCTCGGAAGGTAGTGAGCAGGAAAAGATGGGATTTTTATCGGCGACTAAGAAGGCGTGGGAGTAATTCTCAAGGACAAAAATGGTAAAGAACCGCTGAATAGGGACCACGGGGAGAATTTAAAGTTTAAACTAGAGCGAATTGAGATTGGAAATTGTGGTCGCGCATAGAGACATTAAATTGGGTTATCACCTCGATCAAGGAACCCCACAATACTGCAGTTGACAACTAGAAAGGTCACAATTTCACATTCTTGCACTTATTTTTCATTCCCAAAAAAACTTGTTTATTTTGTATTTGGCAATCGGATCAGCAAGAATCCCAAAAATACTGCAGTTGTACATGCATGTAGAATCTGACCAGTTAGAAATTTCTATCTCTCAATTAAAATGTATGTATggacatgcatataattaatgtggtcatatgaaattactaaaatacccatgcatatgcatgcatgcatatattctagctggccagattctggccatttAGCAATACCCTAATATTAAATGGTTAGAATCGGATCAGCAAGAATTCATGCATGCATGTACAAAAGTATTTTAGTAATGGGTAATGCTaaatggccagaatctggccagctagaatcaatacatgcaagtgtacacatgggtattttagtaatatcatctgTGTACATTAATTACATGCATATACATATATGCATTTTAATTGAAGGATAAAAAATTCTAGCTGGCGCCAACAAGAATTACcgtttagtaatatcatatgcatatattaattacatgcatgtacatgcatgtatTATGATTGGACGATAGAGGATTCTAACTGGTTAGATTCTGACCAACAAAATTTATTCTTGACAATCTGAGCTGATTACTGTTGGTGTCACTACATTCCCATGTAgagatttacaaataaagaatgCTAGAGGGTTTAGTTGGTCgcaatatattttataaattattattaagaatattttaatattactatttttatatattaattatatgtatatattataattcaattttgatCAATTAGATTCTGAATTTACCGTACAAATAACAGAtcattcatttattttttttttcaaacaattcAAGAATTTTAATTCTAGTTTTCATTTTGCCTAACTCAATTAATTCTAGAAGCTCCACCGATTAAATCTAGAAGTATAAACGATCCATATTCAGTAGTCGGAGAAATTATCCTATAATATATTATAGTTGAAATTCAAATCATATATATCTAATGTTTTTACCACTTTTAGATATTTAAGTTTACGATTGGACTAATCCAATTTAATTCTTATGAAAATTTATCATCgatttattagaataaattaaaagcacaaataataattcatatatactGTGATTGAATTCGAGTTAGTTGGCCCAAAAATAAACCCTaaatcaaatattttcaaaacctagAAAGTTTAAACCTTATCTCATGGAATAAATGTAACCGACTTGAGTGTGGTTGTTAAAGGCAGAAAAGGTGCTTTGAAAGCTGACTCGAGCATGCACCATGCTCACTTTCTTTTAGGGCATAGGATTCTTCCCTGACAAAATCTGGCCTTGGTGGAATCTGGCTCTCCACTTCTTTCCACATCATTGCACAAGGAAACACACAGGAAGAAAATTCCTTTTGGGTTTGGGGCATTTGTTTGGTAGCACAATCCTAATCATGCCTAGAAAAATTGAGCCAAATGAGAAGTATTAAAGCTCTGGCACTGCTAATTAGGTGGAGATGTTGGAGAACAGCCCAGTTTTTGGATGTGGATGCAAAATTTTGATGTGGGAAAATCTTGAATGGTCCGCATCTTGGCGCTGCCTCTTCGGATGTCGATTGCTTTAATGTTTGTCCCAATTATTTGTCGCAGTTGTCTGGTCTATTTGGCAGTGGGCATTCATTCAGATAGGCATAGGAATTTATGCATGGCTAAAATTGGAGTGCTTCAGATTTTTTAAAGACAGCATTGACCAAGTGCAGAGTGTACAGTTGTTTATGATAAAGAAATGTAATGTTTTATTTTAATCCTCTTTCTCACAGATGAAGACACAAATTGTCTAGTAATTTTTTATTAGTTCGATGCAACTTTGCATATGTTGTCAGGGATGAGAGAGCATCTTACAAGgaaataaagaagaagaagaagaaaatagatagTTGGGAAGTAGACAGAGCATTAAAGCTGCCAAGTCATTAAGAAATAGTCATTTTTCTTGTGCCcaactatttcattattttaatcCTTTGGGCATCATTAAAAAAATCTCTCAATAACATTATGAAGCTCTatgtttttcattatatatatttttcatctgttttatattttaaattatatataattaaatttttataaaatttaaattcatagattaacaacaaaataatattatctaactttttctaaatattttaatatttttatttatttaaataaaaatattttttaaaaaaatataaaaaaacggCTCCCAAAATTGGGAGTCAATTCCTCAAAATCAACGAAGAAACTCCTTCACAGCATCCACGTCATAGTAGGAGCTCCGAATTACTCTTTAGATTAGCCAGATAACCTTCTATTTTCTTAAGAAATGAATTCACATCAAGATTAAGTGAAAATTCCATTTATGGAAATTACAAGAAGATGAGTATACATCCATCAACCCTAAGGAAAATTAAAATCATATTGCCAATGTCAATTCCATGTGAGAGATGCTCCCCCACCTCTCGGCCCACCAAATCTTTTTGACCCTTATACCTTTTTCTTAGTCAATTGTCCACgtttttttatcttttatctattgattttatttttttaatcagttttttatcaatttttttatcattttatttttttaataatttttttttatatgtttgtaatattttgttta from Zingiber officinale cultivar Zhangliang chromosome 4B, Zo_v1.1, whole genome shotgun sequence includes:
- the LOC121974861 gene encoding LRR receptor-like serine/threonine-protein kinase ER2, which codes for MALIPYQLHAIFFFFFFSLLFLLFVVQGNVDELRALMELKSSLDPESLRLSSWAADGEPCRGEFEGVVCDAAGKVANISLQGKGLSGSISPAVARLRSLTGLYLHFNNISGAIPREIANLTALSDLYLNVNNLSGGIPEELGIMVALQVLQLSNNKLTGSIPPQLGLLKSLNLLALQSNSLNGAIPATLGDLVELTWLDLSSNHLFGSVPVKISQLPQLTFLDVQNNLLSGNVPSELKRLGSSFKYGNNTGLCGSGFTDLRVCTSADLSPSRPEPFSAGLTPQDLPQSVNISSDCNTTHCSSSSNSSNLAIIIATTIAVFGVVVCALMAFFWLQNYQKQKLSSGLLRGSNGVVSTDPTAKSSYQTASPLISLEYSNRWDPMTDERSSIGSSQEAPQIYRFNLEEIECATQYFSEVNLLSKKSSFAATYKGILRDGTEVAVKRINKTSCKSEEAEFLMGLKALTLLRHENLVGLRGFCYSRARGECFLIYDFVANGSLSEYLDVKCDEIHKVLDWSVRVCIIKGIAKGMEYLHSDKPSKPSLLHQNMSSTKVLIDRHFNPLLSSSALHKLLADDVIFSSLKTSAAMGYLAPEYTMVGRFSEKSDVYAFGVIVFQLLTGKTRISHLRPEMESGKLEDLIDENLQGNYSKPEAAKLAGMALLCTSEVPNQRPTMEAILQELDGSRSRN